The Populus nigra chromosome 4, ddPopNigr1.1, whole genome shotgun sequence genome contains the following window.
TGCAGTGAATATACAAAAGCATGCTGGCTATCTAGCATTGCGGTTTAGGTTTTACCTGTATATCAACAGGGTACTTGGAGACAGTGTTTGATAGAGCAGCATCGTACATATCATATGGGCGACCTTCGAAAAGTTCATTCAGCCTTTGCTCCCATCTGTCAAGAGCTTTGGGTGTGATATGTGATGCATTAGGGCCATCCACAAGCTCATCAGTTCTCCTGCACCACACTTCAGAACAGATACAAAGAGTAAATAGACTAGTTCTTCGGGGTTTTTACATAAAAGTGTTTCGCAGCCATTATGATTGCAAGAGAATTCTACAATGACCTACACATGGTGATGAAATACGTAGAGagacatcttttttttccaaaacaacAAATCCCTTGGTAGTGATACGAAAAAACACAACTTGGGTCATTTACAGGGCTCATTCACATTCATGGAATGTCCATATGACCCATAATGTAAGCAGAATAGCAGATCATACTGATCTAGCCAAAATCGGCCCTAGTGCACCcaccacaaacaaacaaattggTGTATAGGGAGCATAAATGCAACAGAACAAAATGAACTGGCAAGTTGAAAGAGGGCCATAGCATACATACCATAAATTGCCCAGACAGCTCTTCGTCGCTCTGGTGTCATCAGTAATGTGCCTGAAATTGGAATATTGCAGGTAAGAAACTTGATTATAACACAAAATTTTATTCCAATTTGACCAACATTATTAACTTGACATTTCAGTTCCTAATTCCCCGCCGCTTCGAACACTCTCATGTTCCCCATCCAAATCCCCCTTGGTAGCATTACTCGTCATATTCAATATCTCACAATTAGTTTTGAATTCAATGAATCATGTGTGTTTGTGAGAGaaataaaattgtaagaattaagtcattattatatttaacaTGTAATAAATCATGTATGTTAGATTCAATTTAGATTTAATGAgctcccataaaaaataataaaagggaACATTATCTGTGCTGAAATCATTATCTTTAGTATAATGCCATGATAATGTTGTCACTCTATAGAGCCCTTTTCAACCTTCTTTATTTCTCCGCCATTAGCCTTTTCAATCGTTTCCACAACAAGAGAAAGAAGCACAGACGGAAAGTAGAAAAGCAAAGCAATTGAacttttcttattttccttTCGTTATCTTAGCAAGTAGCAACAAAGGGCTAATCttcaaggaaataaaaaatttagtataaaaatgaaaaagatatgGAAGATAGATAATTAAACAGATAAAAAGTGTTGTATTGTAATAGTCAATTGATCTCTTGCCATGTGCAAACTGCTAAGTTTTGAAAGGCTAACATGGTCAGATTCTAACTGTAGAATTGTAACTTTTATGTTTGACGACAATATTTTATATCCTTGAAACCAGttcacttcatttttttttaataaaaactttacTTCGTCTTTATTAGTAAAACAATAAGTTAAGCAAGCCCTCTGATAACTATGAATTGTAAGTAAAcacaaacaagaagaagagagaaagggagggagggagagcgCGAGAGATCAATTACCCAGGTAAAAGGTCTTGGCATACTCAGCACAGACCTCGCCACACCTGTTATATGCCCCATTCAGCAGATCCCCACGAGTCATGCTATCAGTTtgacccttttcttttctaacatccaaagctctctcttttttctgttctttcacCAAAGCAGCTTGCTTTAGAACAACCTCATACACCTTCTCAACTGAAGATCTTGGTGGGTTTGCCACTGCACTTGAAAGGGAAGCGGCAGCAAAAACCCCAGAAGAGAAATTGAGTCTTGAACACCCTTTGGAGTTATGACTTCTTACTTGTGCGCGAATTTTTGGGACTAAACTATACGAAGTTGTTGCAGCAAAACCGGCATTCTCTTTGGGACAAATCACCCAAAGGAGAACACCAGACATCTCGATAATTCTTCACTGGTTTTCTTAAAGGCCTGTTGGCTGTAGTGAGAATGTCTTCGAGGGAGGAGTGGaagctttttattttcttgctttctgGGTTGGCTAACCAGTTGTTCTGAGTTTCTTACATGGCTTTCCACTTTATATTGTGAGGTGATGCTGAGGATCTTCTTCTGCCTTGTTACCACAAGCCAGGCCCTTGGAATATGTGGACATCGTTTCTTTAACCCTTCTACTGGCCTTTCTAGGATTTAAACCAATTACTagttatctatctatctatcttttctttctttctttttccttgagctttaaaacttttattttttgctagtAAATCGTGATGAACTTTTGTTGAACATTTACTGGATAAAAAAATCGCATTTATAGGAAGAGAATCGGTCTAGTTAGGAAGTGGAGTGGCGTAGGttcaaaattattagaaagattttcataaaataatttagtatGGTACGCATATCCatatatgaataaattaattaaaatatcatacaataaaaaagtttttttattttaaacattatttttcaacatatttttacataaaccatcaaaaaacatgaaacttaatatactaatttattaactcaaaataactttaaattagttgaaaaatacaaaattaaactagaaaaatctTTATCAAcccaatctcttttttttttttttgacaatataaaactttataaaaaccttgaagagaaaaatattgacacaaaatttagttttttgccACATAATTATCTAAtcagttattttcttttttcctagttatttttttatgattatttattatctcttaaatttataaattgaaatgtaaataaataaaacataaaaatttcagATTAAATGgactaaaaatgaaaagattcaacaagaaattatttttaaaggggCCTCATGAACAATATAGTGGAAAACTCGCACATTTGCATCGCTGTtaatttttacctttttattttgaattttttataagtattaaaatcatttattattattttttcgcAAACTTGAGAATTAAACTTGTACAgagatattttttgatatcataatatttctataaaaaataaaataaattaaattatcaagttTAATCTTGGTTAACACAGAGtagaataataaaactaaaagcaaTAAGAGGTACGAAAAACTTAAATAACCAAAAATCATGGTCACAGTTCTCATGTGTTTTGTGAGTAGGCAAACGATATTTTCTCTATCTCTGTtgggtttattttaattaatttaattgttttctctttccctgagaaaagatattttgaaaccagggaaaatatttttcattgcatATTAAAGGTGTCCGGCATAAATGCAGGAAGAGATCAAGCGTACGGAACAGTGTTTTCTCCACCTCAGCTacgtttattttaattaattaaattattatctcTTTCTTCGTGAAAAAATctcttgaaagttgaaaccaaGGAAAATATTTTGCATTACATATCTTGTCTGGCATACATGTAGGGTGGGATCAAGTGTAAGGCtctgtgttatttatttttatgttttaaaaatattttttaaaattaatattttttgatgttttatactattttaatataccgacgtgaaaaataattttttaaaaataaaaataaaattattttaatatatttctaaacaaaaaataatttaaaaagcaatcgctACCAAACCTTaaaacattcttttaatttgtttgtgcGGTGTAAATGGAAACTAATAAAACCATGTAAAAATTCAGGATCTATTTactgatataatatttttttccttttcaatattttttattattattataaaaaattaaaaatattgttcacttGTCATTGGCGAATACAGAATTgttcatcaaatttttaaaaacaaatacatcaaaatcatgGCTATTCATACTAATATTTTATACTAGTCATAGAAAgtcaaactataatttataacagTCATACTAATATTTTATACCCAGTTAGTCTAAttatagaatattaattttattttattcaaattatcatgaaaagttatcaaaatataaaaaaatataactataatGTTTTACATTGCCAAAAGgtaggtgtgtgtgtgtgtgttatccgtgtctttttttatttaaaaaacaatgaaaaagttgtaaatgaaaattataaaaactttaaaatgtgtttttcaaattcattgtaaattaaaaaaaataaaaaactagattttcagttttctaaatagaaaaatattggaTCTGGATAGAGAGTTctggtttttccttttctagcTCCAATTTTCTAGAAGATTTAAATATTACTATGTTTGTAAacaatttcttaatatttacaaatttccccaagtttcaaaaatttaatgCTGAATTGTAAAGTCCTTGTGATAAAGATAGTCATCCTAATCGCTGGGAAATTCCCTTCCGTTCTAACTTTGAAAACTAGTTGGAATCCTAACAGCACTGCTTCATAATAATTCTTATCGATTTCTATACCATCTCTGTTTGCAGTCTTTTTGGAATGTCTTTGACTATGCAACCACgtgctttttaattatttttttatattattaaatcaccTTAACATATTGATAtagaaatagattttaaaaaatacaaaatattattttaatatactataaaaaatattttaaaaaataattattaccctaataataaatattactaGGTTAATAATGCCTGTTACTGTAAACTTCGATGTAATTAATTGGAcaaaaatgagataagtatttttctatcttgaagtgatttttatttaaaaatattaaaataatattttttattttttaaaatttatttttaacattagtgtGTGTATTACTAATATAAACAGTATAAAAGTCACAGGAATAATAGGTAAATAATGCCTGGCAGACTCTTCTCCCATTTGTCAACTGCAAAGACTTGACTCTGGATCACCGGTGACCCGTAGCTTCTGCTCGCTTTCTCATTTACAAAAACTCCACCGCGACTGgtacatgttgaatttttcaaaagcaGGATGCCATTATTGGTGGTTGGATTATCGGGGAGGAGGAGAACCAGCCTACCACTACGGACTTCCTCATTCTTCCAGCGCCACCAGCTGACGCGACCACCGCTCACTGTGCCTGATCATttatagtagaaaaaaattagtgttaGAGTCAACATGgcggttttaaaaaatataattaaaaaaaacaacgacgACTACAGTATAAAACAGACTCTGCGATAATGGGTAGAGTTATTATGTGGATCAGAAAGCTTCTTGACGCGAGGAGAGGCAAGTGGGCTGTGTGGAGCAATTTGACACGTAGCCAATTTTAACGTGGGTTTCGTGTGATATGCGTGCCTGCACTAGAAATGtcgaaacaaaacaaaacaagtaaTTATGTGATTTATGTCACTGATTTATGCCTATATATGTATAGCTCTTGGTATTTGTCCTGTCAGTCCAACCCATGCACAATAATAGCATGTGGCACtcgtcatctttttttttaattgcctaTCCGGCCAGGTCTCCCTTGCAGAATCtattatatctaataaaattataattttttaatgtgctggaaagtgAATATcttatccttttttatatagaaaaggtataatttttatttatttttatttgccttACATAGTATTCTTTCAAAATAGCGCTATGGTTATGATATATAAATTGTGTATATTAAAGTTTAATCAATACAATCTTGatatttactataaaaaaaaaaaaaccaaactagtACAAAGTCCATCTTGTcacatgtaattaaaaataaaaaaatattaataacaagttgaaaaaaatcatgaattttttttcaactagatattttggataatattttattgatgtaaatttattttatactatttttcttaaaccaATAAAAAGCTTATATTATAAGTGCATGAGTTCacttttacattattttatttgattctttgttattttcaattattttttttaataaagttatgAAATCATATGAtacaatagtattttttttttttagaaaactgaGAATagttaagaatttaaatttgacatgcatcaagaaaataaaatacatcaCATGGTTTTTAAAAAGCTTACTAACCtgtgcttttattttttgagataaTGATTTTACgaattcaattttaatagctaaaaagaaattaaaaaaataaaacgctataaatttatacaaaatttagattaaatgttttatgaatatgaaatatttgatattttattcaaatatatacaattataatgaatataataatacataaacaagattaaaataatataatcaaattactcaatgattaattatatataaataattgaatcCCTATCTTCTCGAGTGATGAGTGGGCTATCCTCTTCTATTCTAATCAGCAATGTCAATAAATCACAGTATTTCTAAtcagtaattatatataaaactgaTTTTGTCGTTTTTCTCGCATACACATCAGTGGAGATGCATCGCTGGCTGGCTGGCTACTTTTCCACAGGCATGACAATTGATCCTTAACGTGGCGCCAGCATGTGTGCAGGAAAAATAACGATACGAGAATTCAAAAGgagataataaaattactacaataacctttttttgtttttttgttttttgagaatTACAACCCACCAACATGTGTGCGGGCTGTGCAGCTCCTAATCCTATACACAAGTATGCTTGGCCGTTGCTGTCACTTTCATTGCTTTTTTCTCTGTTACCGCAATTTCCAACCAcagcttttattttttccttttaattagcaagataaataaaataccatTTGCTCTCGCCCACGTAACACCACCGCAATGCGTGGATTTGAAAGTGTTGGAAATAATTGGCTCTTGTGAAGTATGAACAAGTTTGAAGAAGATGCCTCGGCTGTGTTTAAccgatttttttattaacttttgaattttttattttgaattgtatttttttagtgatttttgattattttaacctgttagtattaaaaataaattttaaataaatattattttaatacatttcaaaaataaaaaaacatttcaaaaaagaaCCCAATTAAACTCACAAACATGCCACTCTAGGCCTTAATTAGAGGTTTGTTGTCACCCCCAGGCTTCTTCTAGAGTCTTATCCTTTATTAGAAAGGTTCGACTCCGATTTGAACAACTCAATTCACTGCTTCGATCCAGAATGTCCTTGGCATTTTGTTTCTGGAGAGCATGCTGCAAGCCTCCAACCAGAAAACAGAGTaaatttaatgagtttttttaagcAAAAGACAAAATTACCCCttcatcaaatcattttttttttattttaagggcaTCCTGGTCATTAcattatacaattaaaaaagaaaaaaacattctaaatcccaatcaaaataataataaccgaTTAGTCCCTGTACAATTACAATTGACCCATGAAGGCCAagttaaatgagtttttttatttttaaagcaaaataataattatgccattCCCGTTTAAAACAAGGTTATCAATTTCGTTCCGTTTCGCCCAGAATGGTCGAAACAttctatatcaattcaaaaaacgaaacaaaacggaacaaatttcatttcattttaagataattcaacaaacataattttccgtttatattcaacaaacataattcaaatttaagataaattaattataaattatgcaatataagcacaatgccaaacaaatataattttaaaatttaaatattcctaaatagtcaagattagatatgtttttaacttaaagtaattcaacttaaataaaatatcaaaatattatgaaaataaaatgttttaacacaaatattttaaatataaagttatgtcaatgttatcaaggctaatagAATCTAAAACATCCATTGTTTTTCTCAAAATcatacaaagtataaacatgaaaaaaaaaaacatgaatataaactatatatattagtgataaatctaattttaaaaaattaatataattgttaatgaaaatagtaataataattttcaatattattatcatatcattgttattgaaaataataatgaaaaacaactttttataattgggtgatttaattaattaaattgaataaggtttaatttgattcaatagCTTTTTAAGAACGGAACTAAATATGTGGAATGAAACTGGAACATTCCGGACGGAATTTAACCGAAAAATCCGGAATGTTCAAAAAGTACTGAGGAGTTTGTGCGTGCAGTAATTTTCCcgcattttttagtttttttaaaaaatataaaagaaatttgataaCAGGCCTACGGGAGCAGAATCGCAGAAGCCCACTCAAAGTTCCAAACAATAGTAAAGGACATATGCCTGGAGAGATTTCAACACGACCCGGAATTAAAGCCCAGATACAGGGAGGCAAAAGTGCACCTCCTTGCGGAGGGATGCACAACCTCCATCATGTGGGGAGAGTCTTTTCACCCTCACATGATCAAATCCACCTGACCGCAGGACGTGTCAAACTTCCAGCTATACATATAATTTCTTTGATGCTACATGAAGGAGCTGGAAAACTTGGGCCAAGAGCCCAcaactgaaatttggaaaaGAGTTATTGTGGATGCATAAAATTGTTCTTTGCCTTGCTTTCTTGAAAACAATGGCATAGCATATCAATatggaatagaaaaaaaaaattaaataataaaaaaccgaGATAAATGATGAGAGAATATTTGggattgtgatattttttttatttttttattcaatcatagAGAAAAACTTGTTATgttaagttaaataaattttttttactggatcacattataattatattttaaattttgatgtcatagaagctaaaataatatgtattttatttatgaaaacatgtttttttatttattttacatgtaaaaatctATCTTACAACATTTTaaatcaaacatatattttttaaaatctactttttaaaaatcacaactagaaatatttttttaaaacttatttttttaagcataaCTGCAAAAGCCAGTGTTAtgccaaatatattaaaaaagcgTTTGGCTGCATGGTAGCTTCCACGT
Protein-coding sequences here:
- the LOC133692657 gene encoding phytoene synthase 2, chloroplastic-like — its product is MSGVLLWVICPKENAGFAATTSYSLVPKIRAQVRSHNSKGCSRLNFSSGVFAAASLSSAVANPPRSSVEKVYEVVLKQAALVKEQKKERALDVRKEKGQTDSMTRGDLLNGAYNRCGEVCAEYAKTFYLGTLLMTPERRRAVWAIYVWCRRTDELVDGPNASHITPKALDRWEQRLNELFEGRPYDMYDAALSNTVSKYPVDIQPFKDMIEGMRMDLKKSRYKDFDELYLYCYYVAGTVGLMSVPVMGIAPESKASTESVYNAALALGIANQLTNILRDVGEDARRGRIYLPQDELAQAGLCDEDIFNGKVTDKWRSFMKVQIKRARMFFDEAEKGVAELNDASRWPVWASLLLYKQILDSIEANDYDNFSKRAYVGKTKKFASLPVAYGRALMGGSSKFAKPARS